The proteins below come from a single Candidatus Deferrimicrobiaceae bacterium genomic window:
- a CDS encoding 2-hydroxyacyl-CoA dehydratase family protein — MPSGVEWAFRFASEVSRNPAAAVSRWKSLSGRKAAGCIPIYAPEEVLHAAGMLPVTLWGNEFGPASPAGVPPFVCSVAGGIVSDIRAGQWEGIDAWVFPSTCDTFQNAFEVLFPSHDERPRFPFVFPASADAPGASEYLLDRIEAFREWAGRVSGREVSEGALEKSVRVYNENRRAFSLLEEKMAESPGAFSGTEFLTLARAGMALPKEGHTEILREALARSRGTSRRPRAKIFLTGILATGPVMEALDAAGAAIVGNDLALGNRYYSGLAHESGDLPLSLVRRHFRRAPCPTLHDSGGTRIERLFERFVGSGADRILLLRVRQCEPESGEIPDISDESRKRGIPFLCLDIDLQAEESASARVRIEAFVEMGE; from the coding sequence ATGCCTTCCGGGGTGGAGTGGGCCTTCCGGTTCGCCTCGGAGGTCAGCCGGAACCCGGCGGCAGCCGTATCCCGGTGGAAGTCGCTTTCGGGGCGCAAGGCGGCGGGGTGCATCCCGATCTACGCCCCCGAAGAGGTTCTCCACGCGGCGGGGATGCTGCCGGTCACCCTTTGGGGAAACGAGTTCGGCCCCGCGTCGCCGGCGGGCGTCCCCCCCTTCGTCTGCTCCGTCGCGGGTGGCATCGTCTCCGATATCCGTGCCGGCCAATGGGAAGGAATCGATGCATGGGTCTTCCCGTCGACCTGCGATACCTTCCAGAATGCCTTCGAGGTGCTTTTTCCTTCTCACGACGAGCGGCCCCGGTTTCCCTTCGTCTTCCCCGCCTCCGCGGATGCACCCGGCGCATCGGAATACCTGCTCGACCGGATCGAGGCCTTCCGGGAGTGGGCGGGGCGGGTTTCCGGAAGAGAGGTGTCGGAGGGCGCGCTGGAAAAATCCGTCCGGGTGTACAACGAGAACCGGAGGGCATTTTCTCTTCTCGAGGAAAAGATGGCGGAATCTCCGGGGGCCTTCTCCGGGACGGAATTCCTGACGCTCGCCAGGGCGGGCATGGCGCTCCCCAAGGAGGGGCACACGGAAATCCTGAGGGAGGCGCTTGCCCGGTCCCGCGGAACCTCCCGCCGTCCCCGCGCGAAAATTTTTCTCACCGGCATCCTGGCGACCGGGCCGGTGATGGAGGCATTGGACGCGGCAGGGGCCGCGATCGTCGGGAACGACCTGGCGCTCGGAAACCGGTACTACTCCGGGCTGGCGCACGAGTCGGGAGACCTGCCGCTATCCCTTGTCCGCAGACATTTCCGGAGAGCTCCGTGCCCGACCCTGCACGATTCCGGGGGGACGCGGATCGAACGACTCTTCGAGAGGTTCGTCGGGTCCGGCGCGGACAGGATCCTTCTGCTCCGCGTGCGCCAGTGCGAGCCCGAATCCGGGGAGATCCCCGACATCTCCGACGAGTCCCGGAAGAGGGGGATACCGTTTCTCTGCCTGGATATCGACCTCCAGGCGGAGGAGAGTGCGTCTGCCAGGGTGCGCATCGAAGCGTTCGTCGAGATGGGAGAGTAG
- a CDS encoding 2-hydroxyacyl-CoA dehydratase: MAKRLEAAARMKEMMLRHFQAGWLAREEGRKVAFVTSGAPVEFLHAMDVVPVYPENHGAVCGVARAGGRLCQAAEERGYSRDLCAYWKVDWGARTIPAASPIGGLPKPDFLFCANNICRTVVKWYEGLSRFYRVPLLLLDMPFRHGEEEPAAREYVREQFRNIPGELARLTGRTWDEGRFRESVDLSREASVLWQECIEANSARPAPATAADQFLMMGPIVTMRGTREAVGFYRELADEIRERVGRGEGAIEAERFRLLWDNLPVWHQLRPLSDFLADRGVVLVGATYTNAWTERAAKSPDGTDAVADAYARVWLNMGLGHREEIIRRMAASLATDGVIFHANRSCKPYSFGQEEIAARLKSDGIPCILMDGDMADERDFAEGAWRTRLEAFVEQLDNRFHPGRTR, encoded by the coding sequence ATGGCGAAGCGCCTCGAAGCCGCCGCGCGGATGAAAGAGATGATGCTGCGCCACTTCCAGGCCGGGTGGCTCGCCCGGGAGGAGGGCCGAAAGGTCGCTTTCGTAACGAGCGGCGCCCCCGTGGAGTTTCTGCACGCCATGGACGTTGTCCCCGTCTATCCCGAGAACCACGGGGCCGTCTGCGGGGTGGCCCGGGCGGGCGGGCGCCTGTGCCAGGCCGCCGAGGAAAGAGGATACTCCCGGGATCTCTGCGCGTACTGGAAAGTCGACTGGGGAGCGAGGACTATCCCTGCGGCAAGCCCCATCGGAGGACTTCCGAAACCGGATTTTCTTTTCTGCGCGAACAACATCTGCCGGACCGTCGTCAAGTGGTACGAGGGACTCTCCCGTTTCTACCGGGTCCCCCTCCTGCTTCTGGACATGCCTTTCCGGCATGGGGAGGAGGAGCCGGCCGCCCGGGAGTATGTGCGCGAACAGTTCCGGAACATCCCCGGGGAGCTCGCCCGGCTGACGGGAAGGACGTGGGACGAGGGGCGCTTCCGGGAATCGGTCGACCTTTCCCGGGAGGCTTCCGTCCTCTGGCAGGAGTGCATCGAGGCAAACTCGGCAAGGCCGGCCCCGGCCACCGCCGCGGACCAGTTCCTCATGATGGGACCGATCGTCACGATGCGGGGAACGCGGGAGGCCGTCGGGTTCTACCGGGAGCTTGCGGACGAGATCCGGGAACGGGTGGGACGGGGGGAGGGGGCCATCGAGGCGGAGAGGTTCCGTCTGCTGTGGGACAACCTCCCCGTGTGGCACCAGCTCAGGCCCCTCTCCGATTTCCTCGCGGACCGCGGGGTGGTGCTCGTCGGGGCCACCTACACGAACGCCTGGACGGAGCGGGCCGCGAAGTCCCCCGATGGGACGGATGCCGTGGCGGACGCCTATGCGCGCGTCTGGCTCAACATGGGGCTTGGCCACCGCGAAGAGATCATCCGCCGGATGGCCGCGTCCCTCGCGACGGACGGGGTAATCTTCCACGCGAACCGGAGTTGCAAACCGTATTCGTTCGGGCAGGAGGAGATCGCGGCGCGCTTGAAATCCGACGGGATTCCGTGCATTTTGATGGACGGGGACATGGCGGACGAACGCGATTTCGCCGAGGGTGCCTGGCGCACCCGCCTCGAGGCATTCGTCGAACAACTGGACAACCGTTTCCATCCGGGGAGGACGAGATGA
- a CDS encoding TRAP transporter TatT component family protein, whose product MRKAPSCFMLVMMLLLAAALPTVSRGAEPETRAELLWNEREDLGKAAEAIGAYEELRKDKPLDYDVLLHLSRLHYWIGQNLESTNKEDALSHYRKGREYGKRASESAPEKPGGYFFEAANLARENNLKGTFSNLWGIGTVRRLNEKTASIDPEYFYRGPDRFLCAFYTKLPGLLGGSTTKAIEHGNRAAEAFPNYAGNRFFLAEAYVRDGRNDLARKELEAAVALPDNALPDVIPEQRMEKKRATELLKRIGK is encoded by the coding sequence ATGAGAAAAGCGCCGTCGTGCTTCATGCTGGTGATGATGCTCCTGCTTGCCGCCGCCCTGCCGACCGTATCCCGCGGCGCCGAACCGGAGACGAGGGCCGAACTGCTGTGGAACGAAAGGGAGGACCTCGGGAAAGCCGCCGAGGCGATCGGGGCGTACGAGGAGCTGCGGAAGGACAAGCCGCTCGATTACGATGTGCTGCTGCATCTGTCCCGTTTGCATTACTGGATCGGGCAAAATCTTGAATCGACGAACAAGGAAGACGCCCTCTCGCACTACAGAAAGGGGAGGGAGTACGGAAAGAGGGCATCCGAGAGCGCCCCGGAAAAACCGGGAGGGTATTTCTTCGAGGCGGCGAACCTGGCCCGAGAGAACAACCTCAAGGGAACGTTTTCCAACCTGTGGGGGATCGGGACGGTGCGCAGGCTGAACGAGAAGACGGCCTCGATCGACCCCGAATATTTCTATCGCGGCCCGGACCGATTTCTCTGCGCGTTCTACACGAAACTGCCGGGACTTCTCGGGGGAAGCACCACGAAGGCGATCGAACATGGGAATCGCGCGGCGGAGGCCTTTCCGAATTACGCCGGGAACCGGTTCTTCCTCGCGGAGGCGTACGTGAGGGACGGCAGGAACGATCTCGCCAGGAAGGAGCTCGAGGCGGCGGTGGCTCTTCCCGACAACGCGCTGCCCGATGTGATCCCGGAACAGCGCATGGAAAAGAAGCGGGCCACGGAACTGTTGAAACGGATCGGAAAATAA
- a CDS encoding MerR family transcriptional regulator has product MPSPAEKRDPYSIGELARMVNLSQRTIRYYEEIGLLQSVRRIENGKRVYTDDDVRRLKFINRLKVLGLSLAEMVKLEKIYRTQRNNREVIPKLLAILDERAVQIDDRISQLVALKNEIREYQARLRGKMMQET; this is encoded by the coding sequence ATGCCCTCTCCTGCGGAAAAACGGGACCCCTATTCCATCGGCGAGCTGGCCCGGATGGTCAACTTGTCCCAGAGGACGATCCGGTATTACGAGGAGATCGGTCTCCTGCAAAGCGTCCGCAGGATCGAAAACGGGAAACGCGTCTACACCGACGACGACGTCCGACGGCTAAAATTCATCAATCGTCTCAAGGTCCTCGGGCTTTCCCTCGCGGAGATGGTCAAGCTCGAAAAGATCTACCGTACCCAGCGGAACAATCGGGAGGTCATCCCGAAACTGCTCGCGATCCTGGATGAGCGGGCGGTCCAGATCGATGACAGGATCAGCCAGCTGGTTGCGTTGAAGAACGAGATTCGCGAATATCAGGCCCGCCTTCGCGGGAAGATGATGCAGGAAACGTGA
- a CDS encoding acetyl-CoA C-acetyltransferase, protein MKEAVITGAARTAAGSFLGSLADIPAPKLGAIAIAEAVSRSGIGKEEVEQVIMGNVLPAGVGQAPARQAGIFAGIPVSAGAMTINKMCGSGLKAVMLAAQAVATDEFEVVVAGGMESMSQAPYILKKGRTGYRLGNDTIYDHMMIDGLIDAYNGIHMGNCAEVLSREHRITREDQDEYAVNSYRRALAAIRDGKFEKEVVGVEIPQKKGTPVVFRVDEEPGRGNIEKFASLKPVFEKEGTVTAGNASTINDGAAAVVVMSADAAAKRGIQPMARIVAYTTASLEPVWFTVAPIDAIRKLLHKTGVEKDRVGLFEINEAFSSVAIAAIRNLKLDPERVNVNGGAVALGHPVGASGAKILTTLLYAMADRGERLGIASLCIGGGEAVAMLVERL, encoded by the coding sequence ATGAAAGAAGCGGTCATCACGGGTGCCGCAAGGACTGCCGCAGGGAGCTTCCTCGGTTCGTTGGCCGACATCCCGGCGCCGAAGCTCGGGGCGATCGCCATCGCGGAGGCGGTGTCCCGCAGCGGGATCGGGAAGGAAGAGGTGGAGCAGGTCATCATGGGGAACGTCCTTCCTGCCGGCGTCGGGCAGGCTCCCGCCCGTCAGGCGGGCATCTTCGCCGGAATCCCGGTTTCGGCGGGGGCGATGACGATCAACAAGATGTGCGGTTCGGGGCTGAAAGCCGTGATGCTCGCCGCCCAGGCAGTCGCCACGGACGAGTTCGAAGTGGTGGTGGCCGGGGGGATGGAGTCGATGAGCCAGGCTCCGTACATTCTGAAAAAGGGGCGAACCGGTTACCGTCTCGGCAATGACACCATCTACGATCACATGATGATCGACGGACTGATCGACGCCTACAACGGAATTCACATGGGCAACTGCGCGGAGGTGCTTTCCCGGGAGCATCGCATTACCCGGGAAGACCAGGACGAGTATGCCGTCAACTCCTACCGGCGGGCGCTCGCGGCGATCCGGGACGGAAAGTTCGAGAAGGAAGTCGTGGGCGTGGAAATTCCGCAGAAGAAGGGAACCCCCGTCGTCTTCCGCGTCGACGAGGAGCCGGGCCGGGGGAATATCGAAAAGTTTGCCTCGCTGAAACCGGTGTTCGAGAAGGAGGGGACGGTCACCGCGGGGAATGCCTCGACCATCAACGACGGGGCCGCCGCCGTCGTCGTGATGTCCGCGGATGCCGCCGCCAAAAGGGGGATCCAACCAATGGCGAGGATCGTGGCGTACACGACGGCTTCCCTGGAGCCGGTCTGGTTCACCGTGGCGCCGATCGACGCGATCCGGAAATTGCTCCACAAGACGGGAGTGGAAAAGGATCGGGTGGGTCTCTTCGAGATCAACGAGGCCTTCTCTTCGGTCGCGATCGCGGCGATACGGAACCTGAAACTCGATCCGGAACGGGTCAACGTGAACGGTGGGGCCGTCGCCCTCGGACACCCGGTCGGAGCGTCGGGGGCGAAGATCCTGACCACCCTGTTGTATGCCATGGCGGACCGGGGGGAGCGCCTGGGGATCGCCTCCCTGTGCATCGGCGGCGGGGAGGCCGTCGCGATGCTGGTCGAACGGCTGTAA
- a CDS encoding 3-hydroxybutyryl-CoA dehydrogenase: protein MEIQTVGVVGGGQMGSGIAQVCLMSGFKVLVNDISDAILRKSRAAIEKGLDTLVRKEKITPADKERMAANLALTVNLSDLSASDFVVEAATEREELKLALFRKLDEIVPAGKVLATNTSSLSITRIASATSRPDKVIGMHFMNPVPLMKLVEIIRGLQTSPGTFDLTMDLARRLGKEPVPANDYPGFIANRILMPMINEAVYALMEGVGKAEDIDAIMRMGANHPMGPLALADLIGLDTCLEVMKVMQEGLGDPKYRPCPLLRKYVEAGYLGKKTGRGFYAYEKG, encoded by the coding sequence ATGGAAATCCAGACGGTTGGTGTGGTCGGCGGTGGTCAGATGGGGAGCGGGATCGCCCAGGTCTGCCTGATGAGCGGGTTCAAGGTTCTGGTAAACGACATTTCCGACGCGATTCTCCGGAAGTCGCGTGCGGCGATCGAAAAGGGGCTCGACACCCTCGTACGGAAGGAGAAGATCACCCCGGCGGACAAGGAGAGAATGGCGGCAAACCTCGCGCTGACCGTGAACCTTTCCGACCTCTCCGCGAGCGATTTCGTCGTGGAGGCGGCCACGGAGCGGGAGGAGCTCAAGCTTGCCCTCTTCCGGAAGCTCGACGAAATCGTCCCCGCGGGGAAGGTCCTCGCCACGAACACCTCCTCCCTCTCCATTACCCGGATCGCCTCCGCAACGTCGCGCCCCGACAAGGTCATCGGGATGCACTTCATGAACCCGGTCCCCCTCATGAAGCTGGTCGAGATCATCAGGGGGCTCCAGACCTCCCCGGGAACCTTCGACCTGACCATGGATCTGGCCCGACGGCTCGGAAAGGAGCCCGTCCCGGCCAACGACTACCCCGGGTTCATCGCCAACCGGATCCTCATGCCGATGATCAATGAAGCCGTCTACGCCCTGATGGAGGGGGTGGGGAAAGCCGAGGACATCGACGCCATCATGCGGATGGGGGCGAACCACCCGATGGGCCCGCTTGCCCTGGCCGACCTCATCGGCCTGGACACCTGCCTGGAAGTCATGAAGGTGATGCAAGAGGGGCTCGGTGACCCGAAATACCGGCCGTGCCCGTTGCTCCGGAAGTATGTGGAGGCAGGCTATCTCGGGAAGAAGACGGGGCGGGGTTTTTACGCGTACGAGAAGGGATGA
- a CDS encoding enoyl-CoA hydratase-related protein, with protein sequence MAYENLLVDVSERIATVTINRPKSLNALNRATVQELSAVLNQIVLRDDVGVVLLTGAGEKAFVAGADISEMRDFTPVQALSFALFGQGVLEFMERMPQPVIGVINGYALGGGCELAMACDILVAADNARLGQPEVNLGIIPGYGGTQRLARLVGRNLAKELVLTGEMISAQRAYEIGIVNRVVPPADLMAAAREIAAKILSKGPVAVMTAKMAMNRGLDLDLGNACALEANAFAICFSTEDRAEGMAAFLEKRKASFQGK encoded by the coding sequence ATGGCATACGAGAACCTGCTCGTCGACGTTTCCGAAAGGATCGCCACCGTCACCATCAACCGGCCGAAGTCGCTGAACGCCTTAAACCGGGCGACGGTGCAGGAGCTTTCCGCCGTCCTGAACCAGATCGTACTTCGTGACGACGTGGGCGTGGTGCTGCTTACCGGCGCCGGGGAGAAGGCATTCGTGGCCGGGGCGGATATCTCCGAGATGCGCGATTTTACCCCCGTGCAGGCGCTTTCCTTCGCCCTCTTCGGGCAGGGAGTTCTCGAATTCATGGAGCGGATGCCCCAGCCGGTCATCGGGGTCATCAACGGGTATGCTCTGGGAGGGGGGTGCGAACTCGCGATGGCGTGCGACATCCTTGTCGCCGCCGACAACGCGCGGCTCGGCCAGCCCGAGGTGAACCTGGGGATCATCCCGGGGTACGGGGGGACCCAGCGACTTGCCCGGCTCGTCGGGCGGAACCTCGCGAAGGAACTCGTCCTGACCGGGGAGATGATTTCGGCCCAAAGGGCCTACGAGATCGGGATCGTCAACCGGGTCGTACCCCCGGCGGACCTCATGGCCGCCGCGCGGGAGATCGCCGCGAAGATCCTTTCCAAGGGGCCGGTCGCCGTGATGACGGCGAAGATGGCGATGAACCGCGGCCTGGACCTCGACCTCGGAAACGCCTGCGCGCTCGAGGCGAACGCATTCGCGATCTGTTTTTCGACCGAGGATCGCGCGGAGGGAATGGCCGCGTTTCTCGAAAAAAGAAAGGCTTCCTTCCAGGGGAAATAG
- a CDS encoding acyl-CoA dehydrogenase, with protein MVFDFTEEQRMIQEMARNFAQKEVLPKAAELDETGRFPEELVRQMAELGLMGVAVPEEYGGAGMDNICYVIAMEEISRACASTGVILSVNNSLACDPLLAFGSEEQKKKYLVPLASGKHLGCFGLTEPGAGSDAGSQKTTAVREDNHYIVNGTKNFITNAPNADTCILFAMTDKEKKHKGITAFILDMRFSGVTVGKHEKKMGIIASPTASLILEDVKIPAENRLANEGDGFKVAMHTLDGGRIGIASQAIGIARASLEDALGYAKERKQFGQPIANFQAIQWMLADMATEIDAARMLTYRAAWLKDRKIRHSKESSMAKLYASEAAMRASVKGIQIHGGYGYIKEYPAERHFRDAKITEIYEGTSEIQRLVIASALLKD; from the coding sequence ATGGTTTTCGACTTTACCGAAGAGCAGCGGATGATCCAGGAGATGGCGCGGAATTTCGCCCAGAAAGAGGTGCTCCCGAAGGCGGCGGAGCTCGACGAGACCGGGCGGTTCCCGGAGGAACTCGTCCGGCAGATGGCCGAACTGGGGCTGATGGGGGTTGCCGTCCCCGAGGAGTACGGGGGGGCGGGAATGGACAACATCTGCTACGTGATCGCGATGGAGGAGATCTCGCGGGCGTGCGCGTCCACCGGCGTCATCCTGTCGGTGAACAATTCCCTGGCGTGCGACCCTCTCCTTGCGTTCGGCAGCGAGGAGCAGAAAAAGAAGTACCTCGTCCCCCTCGCGTCCGGCAAACACCTCGGGTGCTTCGGGCTCACGGAACCGGGGGCGGGATCCGATGCAGGCTCGCAGAAGACGACGGCCGTCCGGGAGGATAACCACTACATCGTCAACGGCACAAAGAATTTCATCACGAACGCCCCGAATGCCGACACCTGCATCCTGTTCGCCATGACCGACAAGGAGAAGAAGCACAAGGGGATTACAGCGTTCATCCTTGACATGAGATTTAGTGGAGTAACTGTTGGGAAACATGAAAAGAAAATGGGCATCATAGCTTCTCCCACCGCCTCCCTCATCCTTGAGGACGTGAAGATCCCGGCGGAGAACAGGCTCGCAAACGAGGGGGACGGGTTCAAAGTCGCCATGCACACCCTGGACGGCGGCCGGATCGGGATCGCATCCCAGGCGATCGGGATCGCCCGGGCATCGCTCGAGGACGCCCTCGGGTATGCCAAGGAGCGAAAGCAGTTCGGGCAGCCGATCGCGAATTTCCAGGCGATCCAATGGATGCTGGCCGACATGGCTACCGAGATCGACGCAGCGAGGATGCTCACGTACCGGGCGGCGTGGCTCAAAGACCGGAAGATTCGGCACTCGAAGGAATCGTCCATGGCGAAGCTGTACGCCTCCGAGGCGGCGATGCGGGCGAGCGTGAAGGGGATCCAGATCCACGGAGGGTACGGGTACATCAAGGAATACCCGGCGGAACGGCATTTCCGCGACGCGAAAATCACCGAGATCTACGAGGGGACATCCGAAATCCAGAGGCTGGTGATCGCCTCGGCTCTCCTGAAGGACTAA
- a CDS encoding acyl-CoA dehydrogenase family protein produces the protein MRFELREEQAQIREMVRSLARKEFATKAAEIDEQVRYPAENLKRLGELGLLGMLVPASYGGSETGAVAYAVALAEVAGGCASTAVGMAVTNMVGEGIHRFGTVEQKNRFLPVLASGAAPGAFALTEPSAGSDAFGISTSAVRDGEAYVLNGSKAFITNGTHAGVTIVMAVTEKEPKKRISAFLVEPGMPGFSIGKPEHKMGLKGSDTVSLSFDDCRVPVRNRLGEEGEGFAIAMSALDGGRIGIAAQSVGIARAALEAAISYATERRQFGQPLTGFQAIQGMLADSATELDAAELLALRAAYRKETGAPYTREASIAKVFASEAAYRACHRSVQIFGGYGYIREYPVERHLRDIKVTSIYEGTSEIQRIVIARNLLR, from the coding sequence TTGCGGTTCGAGTTACGCGAGGAGCAGGCGCAGATCCGGGAGATGGTCCGCTCCCTGGCGCGGAAGGAGTTCGCGACGAAGGCCGCGGAGATCGATGAGCAGGTCCGGTACCCGGCAGAGAACCTCAAGCGGTTGGGCGAACTCGGTCTTCTCGGGATGCTGGTCCCGGCATCGTACGGAGGGTCGGAAACGGGAGCGGTCGCCTACGCGGTCGCGCTCGCGGAGGTCGCGGGCGGATGCGCCTCCACCGCCGTGGGGATGGCGGTCACCAACATGGTGGGGGAAGGGATCCACCGGTTCGGGACCGTGGAGCAGAAAAACCGGTTTCTCCCTGTCCTTGCGTCCGGAGCCGCTCCCGGAGCGTTCGCGCTCACCGAACCGTCGGCGGGGTCGGACGCCTTCGGAATCTCGACCTCCGCCGTCCGGGACGGGGAGGCATACGTTCTCAACGGGAGCAAGGCCTTCATCACCAACGGCACCCACGCCGGCGTGACCATCGTCATGGCCGTTACGGAAAAAGAGCCGAAGAAACGGATCAGCGCCTTCCTCGTCGAGCCGGGAATGCCGGGATTTTCCATCGGGAAGCCGGAGCACAAGATGGGTTTGAAAGGGTCCGACACCGTCTCCCTCTCCTTCGACGACTGCCGGGTCCCGGTGCGGAACCGGCTCGGAGAGGAAGGGGAGGGATTCGCAATCGCCATGTCCGCCCTGGACGGGGGCCGGATCGGGATCGCGGCGCAGTCGGTCGGGATCGCCCGGGCGGCGCTCGAGGCGGCGATTTCGTACGCCACGGAGAGGAGGCAGTTCGGCCAGCCCTTGACCGGGTTCCAGGCGATCCAGGGGATGCTCGCCGATTCCGCGACGGAACTGGACGCCGCCGAACTCCTCGCGCTGCGGGCCGCCTACCGCAAGGAGACGGGAGCTCCCTATACCCGGGAGGCGTCGATCGCGAAGGTGTTCGCCTCCGAGGCGGCGTACCGGGCCTGCCACAGGTCGGTCCAGATCTTCGGGGGGTACGGGTACATCCGGGAATACCCGGTGGAGCGGCATCTGCGGGATATCAAGGTGACCTCGATCTACGAGGGGACCTCGGAGATCCAGCGGATCGTCATCGCACGGAACCTTTTACGGTAG
- the cobO gene encoding cob(I)yrinic acid a,c-diamide adenosyltransferase — MTRTAIGKGYIQVYTGNGKGKTTASLGLAVRAAGHGLKTVIIQFMKGWIDYGELKGVAMLSPLVTIHQAGRDTFVDRESPDPEDVRLARDGWELAKETILGGKADIVVLDEINCAVDFGLLPVGEVLDLLRRKPDGMEIVLTGRGAPEAIVAAADLVTEMREIKHYYAKGVDARVGVER; from the coding sequence ATGACCCGGACAGCCATCGGAAAGGGGTACATCCAGGTGTACACCGGCAACGGAAAGGGGAAGACCACGGCCTCCCTGGGTCTGGCCGTGCGGGCGGCGGGGCACGGCCTGAAAACCGTGATCATCCAGTTCATGAAGGGGTGGATCGACTACGGAGAGCTCAAAGGAGTGGCGATGCTCTCCCCCCTGGTTACGATCCACCAGGCGGGAAGGGACACCTTCGTGGACCGGGAGAGCCCCGACCCCGAGGACGTCCGCCTCGCGCGGGACGGGTGGGAGCTGGCGAAAGAGACGATCCTCGGCGGAAAGGCCGACATCGTCGTGCTCGACGAGATCAACTGCGCCGTCGACTTCGGTTTGCTCCCCGTCGGGGAGGTCCTCGACCTGTTGCGGAGGAAACCGGACGGGATGGAGATCGTGCTGACCGGCCGCGGCGCTCCGGAAGCGATCGTTGCGGCGGCCGACCTGGTGACGGAGATGAGGGAAATCAAGCATTACTACGCCAAGGGGGTCGACGCACGCGTGGGCGTCGAGCGATGA